The Candidatus Atribacteria bacterium ADurb.Bin276 DNA window AATTTAACTATTTGCGATGGAGAAGAAATCGTGTTGTTTTGGAAAGCTGATGCTTCTTTAACCAGCAATGTCCATGTCATTGGACCCGGGGGAGAAGTGTTTGACTTTCCCATTTCAGAAGGTCATGCAACTGTAACACCTCACGTTTCAGGAAAGTGGGAAGCAGTATTTTCCGGAAAATGCAGGTTTACTAAGTCCATTAATGTTCGGGTTATTAAGGGGCCAGAGCCTTATACTATAGTTGCTAATGGGAACATCGATGTTGGATTCGTCTGTAATATCAATCCAAAAGCTGTGGACAAGGATTTGATTATAATTGCAATTCGATCTGGCTCGAGAGGACAGAATGAATGTCATTTGAACCTGCCCGTTCTCGGAAACATATCCACTGCGTTTTTGGAGCTATCGGTAGACGGGAACATATCCACCAATCGTACCCGTTTACGAAAAGGGCACTCTTACTAGGAGCGCCCTCAATAATAAACATTAATGTAATTAATAGTCTTTTTTCTTTACTGGAATCCAGATTTCGCTTCGATACTTTGGATTTCCAGTGTCTGGACTCTCGTTCCACAAAATTTCAGGACCTTCAACTGCCTCATACCCTGAAGACGGAAACCACTCTGAGTATATCCTTCCCCATACATTTTGAAGTGTTTCCGGGAAGGGTCCAATGGATTCGAAAACTGCCCAGGTACTGGCTTCTATTTTTAATACATCAAGTTCTGCTGTTTCATCACTTGAAGTTGCTACACCGATGTAATGATCTAGTTCTCCTCTTTCTTCCATTCTTCCTTCCGAGAAATT harbors:
- a CDS encoding Bacterial transcription activator, effector binding domain, whose amino-acid sequence is MNYRIVEKEAFKLVGFKKRVPVIFKGVNPEIAKMTELLTPEVIKQLKVISNVEPTGIISASTNFSEGRMEERGELDHYIGVATSSDETAELDVLKIEASTWAVFESIGPFPETLQNVWGRIYSEWFPSSGYEAVEGPEILWNESPDTGNPKYRSEIWIPVKKKDY